The Trichomycterus rosablanca isolate fTriRos1 chromosome 13, fTriRos1.hap1, whole genome shotgun sequence sequence cgatatatatctcgatattttttttatcctataaggtaataacaaagacacttctgagacaaagctacatgttccaattttttttacaggcacttttattaatattcatgctggggaagcttcacacaagaattatttttccttaaaaaaaaaaaaaagagctattctaagaaaaaaaaaagtagttttctaaggcatctcctgtcatctaatgtgaattacaaatatattgtctggtcctttaagaatgttaagtgtactatagggcgcagggagcgagtgtgtagggaagatgtcggaatgacacggtttccggctgagcttgtgtgacattaaaagtaaaaacccgttaaagtaaacccctcgttaaccccccaccccacccccacatgtttggactttatacattattttatgtatatgtcgccacaacattaacatttacattaatattttattttactgtatagaactcagttctgtaatacaggcagaactaatcgttcatgttactgtgtaactattacaacatttaatgcattttaatcagcgttctgcttcatgtactttattattatttaacagctttatttgttgtttaattgctgtttgctccttgtttactgcagagttagttcatgcaatttaataatgtttggttgtttattggccgacaacaagaaatactataatagaagataaataaataaatgacgtgtcggacgtcagACGATCGTCcggtataaactaacacgaccacgtacaacatccagtacagaaatcactccccataatgtttgtatttacagatagagcaaatatatgcacatcacatatacaaacacaagttagaacaacaggagacgcaccgctacgttattattactttctcaacacttaatgtgaagtaaatacgtgcatgtcagcgcgtgcatgcgcttgtgttggtttttaaaacgaataacgactcgttttcttgttttttaactttgggatttgacgtgaaaaatgaatgaaggtacacggagctggaaccttttgtctggacttgttttcggcgttctgtacagaatacattattctgctgctcatctgacactttcaattcgaaccatctccaaataattccaaaaagagtcattatttttctttttagtaagcagctcctcttcgatagcttctgtcgtgtctttatccgtctccatgctatcgctgcctgcaggacttactggtgaagcggtggggagagaggcggggcgagttgtgttcagtgagggagaggggcggggcagtgagggagaggggcggggcagtgaaggagagaggcggggcagtgagggagaggggcggggcagtgagggagaggggcggggcagtgagggagagaggcggggcagtgagggagaggggcggggcagtgagggagaggggcggggcagtgagggagagaggcggggcagtgagggagaggggcggggcagtgagggagaggggcgcggcagtgagggtgagggagaggggcggggcagtgagggagaggggcggggcagtgaaggagagaggcggggcagtgagggagaggggcggggcagtgagggagaggggcggggcagtgagggagaggggcggggcagtgagggagaggggcggggcagtgagggagagaggcggggcagtgagggagaggggcggggcagtgagggagaggggcgcggcagtgagggtgagggagaggggcggggcaggtgagggagaggggcggggcaggtgaacatgtgcagagacaaactgggagaagagaaagacgaactgtcggatctaactggaacgcaacatttatatcgatatatgcgatattgtcttatcttatatcgcgtatgaaaatatatcgatatattataaaatctcgatatatcgcccaaccctagtacCAGTCCTATAAATATTTCCTATTAAGTTGATAGaatttttcttttggctgctcccatatttaggggtcATCACGGTGAATTgctctggtccacatacctgatCTGGCACATTTTTACATCAAACATCATTCCAAATAGAACCCAACCCTCCTTATTTCATTTAaacttgggaccagcactgacagcacactgacaagtgcacctcccaatgactatgctgtgagttcccagaaagagATCTTGTAAAGAAGTGGCATCACGAGCcagcagcatcatggttttagAGAAAGCAGCCTGCAAACAAAAGAGTCAGCAATTCTGTGAGAGAGAAACAATGATAGATCGAAACACTttcacctggagcgaattactGCTCAACGAGATGACAACAAGTGACTGTCAGTTAAGACAAACATGATACTCATCTGCTACTCCGTGCCCCCTCTACCAGCTGtatttggcaaggcagaaggGCATGATTTTATAACCAAGAACCCCAGCTAATTTCCACCACAGGTGAACCCATTAAACCTCATtagctatatggacaaaagtattggaacatctCTTGTCTCCACAACAATTGCAaacaagtgtaataaacaaTTTATGTACACTTCTAACTTTacagcaatagtttagggaaggccctttcctgttccagcatgactgtgcctcttGTTGAGAATATTAAGCTACTTCACGTTTCAGCAAGCTTTTATTTAAGTAGGTTGAGGTTCAACAAGACTGCAAACTTTGGGATTTTAGTGtgcatgtattttatattttaggtagttctttttttttaaaatgattgtaatagtaataataataatattacacacATTTATGAGGATATTGGTAAATAAAGTTTTGATTTAATAAAGACTGCTCTTCAGTAGATCTGTTAACTACAGGGAGGAGGTGACGTCACACTTGTAAATGAAAGTGAAACTGGATCCGTCCTGAAACTCGGGAACACTTCTCCTTAATCTGTACTGAATTTACACTAAACTTTATCagaaaaacatcacaaatacaAGCAGTTCTGACACCCCAACAAGAGAGAAAAGGGTACGTACCTTCATTACTACTGATTTATAGTGTAGAATGTTTGCAGCTCTTTGTGAACTATGAACTGTGTAATGTCAGACTGTAACAGAAAGAACTTGATTATATAAAACTGTTAATAAAACGTCCTTAACAAATTATACTCAGTAACTAAACCTGAACTTTAGAGTAacagaatattataaatgttaaacattttaagctttttctttaataaaaccCGGACCTCTATGTTGCTTTAATAACGTGTTTTGCACTTTGCTCAGTACAATGCTAAACCCggatttttcattttctctgTATACAGTTTTTACCTGTACAAGATGTTATTTGCTGTGTTATGTGCAGGTGATTCCCAGTTAAGAAAAACATCAATATAAGTTTTATCAGTTTTTATTAAAGTTAAGGTTGTCTGTCTGTTAAAGTATGAATTTTAATATTGAGCCTAAACACTACTACACACAACAGAAGGTTAAAACTAATTTGTTCATGTTCAGAGACGTTTTAATGAAAAATCTACACTTAAACATCCAAACTATCAGTAACACCTcgttttatattgattttataGGAACTAAGTGATGTGGTTTTATTAATCTAAAGATTAAAAAGCAGAATGGCAGAATCTTCACCACCACGACTAAGGAGCGGTCGATCAAACAGCATGAATATACCACCTGAGTGTAAGTTTCACTGTTCATGTACTAgacgtgtgtgtttgtttaataatGTCTTCAGAAGTTTTACAGATTTATACAATATTTGTTTGGTAAGATCCATGGGTGGTATTTTTGACACTTAGATTCAGAGTTTATGtctttttttgttccttttcctTCAGAATCAACCTGGATTTCTGTATTATTTCATCATAAAATCTGGTCTGATTCTCATCCAATCATTTGATCTGATTAAAAAACTTAATTAAGTTGTTATGGAAATTCTGTAAACAATgcaagtgtgttgcaggcatgaaattatatatatatatttgttgagGTAAATGTCTTCAGTTACACAGTTTTATAAAGTGTACAAATGATCTAATGCTCCTTCTATTTTTCTGCAAAATCTGCAGTCACTCATGATTCCAGCAACATCCTGTCTGAAGATCAGCTACAGTGTTCCatctgtctggatgtgtttACTGATCCAGTCACCACCTCATGTGGACACAACTTCTGCAGGAGCTGCCTTACACAATGCTGGGATAAGAGTCCACAATGTCACTGTCCAATATGTAAAGAGAAATTCACCAAGAGACCTGAACTCAAGATCAATACAACACTGAGGAGGGTTGCTGATCACTTCAAGAAGAAGAGTGAAGTTGATAAACCTGAGGTTCTGTGTGATGCCTGCACTGAAATGAAACAGAAAGCTCTGAAATCATGTCTGGATTGTGGTGTGACTTTCTGTGAGTCTCATTTAGAGCTTCACATTAATGTCCCAAAATATAAGAAACACAAACTCATAAATCCTGTGAAGAACCTGGAGGACTATAGATGTCAGAAACATGAGAAACCTTTAGAATGGTTCTGTAGAGATGATCAGATCTGTGTCTGTCAGTGGTGTTTTGAGGCAGATCACAAGAACCACAACATTATTCCTATAGAGGAGGAGATTAATCATAAGAAGGTAAGAAACACTAGTAAAATAGTGTAAATCAGTCTTTATGAAACACAAGGAAGCAATTGAACATTTACTATTATCTTCTGAGACACAGACGGAGTCAGACACAGACGGAGGTGCAGCAGATGATCCAGGATCGACTGAAGAAGATCAAAGAGATCAACCACTCAGTAGAGCTCAGCAAAGTGAGTAAATATAATGTAGTACACTTTAACaaagaaacattaaaataaataattattaaaataaaattcttcttcctacagaaaaacacagaaaaagaaaaatctgacAGCATTAAAACCTTCACTGATCTGATTCACTCCATTGAGAAGAGTCAGACTGAGACGCTGAAGATGATGGAAGAGAAGCAGAAAGTCGTAGAGAATCAGGCTGAACGATTTATTAAAGATCTGGAGCAGGAAATCACTGAACTACAGAGGAGAGAAACTGAACTGGAGAAGCTTCTGAACACGGAGGAACATCTCAACCTTCTACaggtcagtgttcctctatctgctcagtgttcctctatctgtcagtgttcctctatctgtcagtgttcctctatctgtcagtgttcctctatctgtcagtgttccactatctgctcagtgttcctctatctgtcagtgttcctctatctgtcagtgttcctctatctgtcagtgttcctctatcttcTCAATGCTGCTGCAGAACATCACTGAACATCTTTCACTATACTGAGAACTTTCTCCTCTTTCCTGACCTGCTGTAGGATTATCCAACAATCTGCAGCCCTCCAACCACCAAGAACTGGACCGATATTAGTATCAACACTGATCCA is a genomic window containing:
- the LOC134325029 gene encoding E3 ubiquitin-protein ligase TRIM21-like, which codes for MAESSPPRLRSGRSNSMNIPPEFTHDSSNILSEDQLQCSICLDVFTDPVTTSCGHNFCRSCLTQCWDKSPQCHCPICKEKFTKRPELKINTTLRRVADHFKKKSEVDKPEVLCDACTEMKQKALKSCLDCGVTFCESHLELHINVPKYKKHKLINPVKNLEDYRCQKHEKPLEWFCRDDQICVCQWCFEADHKNHNIIPIEEEINHKKVQQMIQDRLKKIKEINHSVELSKKNTEKEKSDSIKTFTDLIHSIEKSQTETLKMMEEKQKVVENQAERFIKDLEQEITELQRRETELEKLLNTEEHLNLLQDYPTICSPPTTKNWTDISINTDPDVETLRTSLSQLQKTLDEKLNKTLNEKMRETELMRIQQYAVDVTLDPDTANPYLVLSDDGKQVTCGNTKQNLPDTPKRFTRYSFILAKQSFSSGRFYYEVQVSGKTEWDLGVARESVNRNDKITLKPQDVFWSVVLRNRDEYKACAGPSVLLSLKEKPQKVGVFVDYEEGLVSFYDVENRVHIYSYTGQTFTEKLYPYFSPCDNDGGKNSAPLIITPVINTE